Below is a window of Shinella sp. PSBB067 DNA.
ACCAGCGCGACCGGAGTGTCGTGGATCTCTCCTTCGACGATACGGCGCGGGTTTTCCAGGCGATCGTGGATGGCGATGCCGAGCGTTCCTATGCACTGGAGCACGACCTGATCGAGAAGATCTGGCGCGAGACACGCGATGCCATCCGTGCCGAGTTCGGAGAGGGTCGCAAATGATCGGCGTCGAGGCGGCTTTTCCCTATATCGACACCCATACGGCCGGGCATCCGACTCGCGCCGTCCTGGGGGGGATTCCGCCGCTTCGAGGGCGCAGCGTTCTCGAAAAGCGCGAGGACTTCGAGCGCCGCTTCGATCATCTCCGTCCCGCCCTCCTGCACGAGCCCCGCGGCCATGCAGCCATGGTGGGGCTCATTCCGGTTTCCTCCGAAGTGGCGGATTTCGGTGCGATTTTCATCTCGTCTTACGTCTATCTCGGCATGTGCGGCCACGGCACCATCGGCTTTGCCAAGACGCTGGCCTTCACGGGCGCGATTTCGCCGGCAACCGGCGACCGGTTCACGCTGGAAACACCGGCCGGCGTGGTCGATGTCCGGCTGGGATGGGACGGGGAGGGCCGTCTCGGTGAGGTCTCCTTGAAGAACGTGCCCGCCTATATGGGCATCGAAGGTCTGGAGGTGGAGGTTCCGGGGCTCGGTACGATCCGCACCGACATCCTCTATTCCGGCATGTGGTATGCGATGGTGGATGCCGACCCGCTGGGGTTGGCGCTCACGCCCGAAAACGCCTCGGCCGGCCTCGCGCTCGGCTGGAGGATCAAGGAAGCCATTGCGAAGGCCACGGACGGGCGGCCCGAGATGCGCGGCCTTCCTGCCCCCTCGGTCCTGTTCCACAGCGATCTCGGCAGGGGTCACTCGCGCCAGTTCCTGGTGCTCGCACCCAACAAATACGACCGTTCGCCCTGCGGCACCGGCACCTGCGCCCGAATGGCGCAGCTGCTGATCCGCGGTGAACTGTCGGAGACCGATGCCTATCGCGCCGAGAATATTTTCGGCGTGTCCTTTACCGCGGAACTCGCCGAGAAGAGCGAGACCTGCGGCACGACGGGTTATGCCGTCATCGTCCGGGGAGAGGCTCATGTCGCCTCCCAGGGCACGCTATACCTCGAAAAGGGTGATCCGCTTTCCGGGGGGTTCCTGAGCCGGTGAAACGCGCCGCGCTCGATCGTTGAAAGAAAATCAGGGAGAGTTGAAATGTCATTTTTCGGAAACATCCTCCGGGCCTGCGCCCTGGGGGCGGCGGTAGCTATTGCCGCATGGAACCCGGCGACCGCCCAGGAAAATCCCTCGGCGGTGATCGATGAGATCCGCGCCAGCGGCGAACTGAAGATCCCGGTCATGGTGGGCGAAGAGCCCGGCTACATTAAGGACCCGGCCACCGGGACCTGGAGCGGCTTCTACGTCGACTTCCTGACGGACGTCGCGAACGAACTCGGCGTCAAGGTTACGCCGGTCGAAACCACCTGGGGCAACCTTGCGGCCGACTTCCAGGCCAACAAGATCGACGTCGCCATCGGCGTGAACCCGAACCCCAAGCGCGGCCTCGTGATCGACTATCTCTGGGAGCCGATCTTCACCGATGCCTGGGGCGTCTTCTCGCCCAAGGGCAAGCCGGTCGCCACCTGGGCGGAGATGAACACGCCTGAAAAGACCGTCGTCGTCCAGAAGGGCTCGACGATGCAGATCGTCGCCGAGGCGCTTCTGCCCAAGGCGAAGATCACCGTGGTCGAGGACCGCAACCTCGCGATCATGGAACTGCAGGCCGGTCGTGCCGATGCCATGATCCAGTCGATCTTCGACGTTCTCCAGATCTCCAAGCAGGTCAATGGCGAGGTTTCCGTGCCCGAGCCCATGCTGCGCAATCCGGCCACGCTCGCCGTCGCCCGCAAGCCGGGCAATGCGGGCTTCATCAACTTCCTGACCAACTGGATTCAGCAGCAGCGTTCGCTGGGTCTTGCGCAGGGACGTCTTGCCAAGTCCTGGGAAGACCGGGGCATCGATCTGTCGATCCTCCCCAGCAACTTCAGCTTCTGATCCGCCAAGGGACCTGCCGGGGCCGTATTCGGCAGGTCCTCATACCTCGCGCCCGTGCGGTGCCGGTCGAACCAGCCTGGAGTCACGCATTTGTTCGATATTTCCGTCATTCAGCAGAACTGGCCGCTGTTCTGGAACGGGCTGCTGGTCACGCTGTTCTATTCGGCGATCTCCATCGCCGCAGGTCTCGTGATCGGATTGGTCGTCGGATTGATCCAGCTCACCGGTTCACGGGCCCTGTCCGTCCTCGGGCGGGTCTATGTCGAGATTTTCCGCAATATCCCGCTTCTGGTGATCCTGCTGTGGATCTACTACGCCTTCCCCATTTTCGCGGGCCTGGCCGTGACCA
It encodes the following:
- a CDS encoding proline racemase family protein, which codes for MIGVEAAFPYIDTHTAGHPTRAVLGGIPPLRGRSVLEKREDFERRFDHLRPALLHEPRGHAAMVGLIPVSSEVADFGAIFISSYVYLGMCGHGTIGFAKTLAFTGAISPATGDRFTLETPAGVVDVRLGWDGEGRLGEVSLKNVPAYMGIEGLEVEVPGLGTIRTDILYSGMWYAMVDADPLGLALTPENASAGLALGWRIKEAIAKATDGRPEMRGLPAPSVLFHSDLGRGHSRQFLVLAPNKYDRSPCGTGTCARMAQLLIRGELSETDAYRAENIFGVSFTAELAEKSETCGTTGYAVIVRGEAHVASQGTLYLEKGDPLSGGFLSR
- a CDS encoding transporter substrate-binding domain-containing protein, whose product is MSFFGNILRACALGAAVAIAAWNPATAQENPSAVIDEIRASGELKIPVMVGEEPGYIKDPATGTWSGFYVDFLTDVANELGVKVTPVETTWGNLAADFQANKIDVAIGVNPNPKRGLVIDYLWEPIFTDAWGVFSPKGKPVATWAEMNTPEKTVVVQKGSTMQIVAEALLPKAKITVVEDRNLAIMELQAGRADAMIQSIFDVLQISKQVNGEVSVPEPMLRNPATLAVARKPGNAGFINFLTNWIQQQRSLGLAQGRLAKSWEDRGIDLSILPSNFSF